In Crinalium epipsammum PCC 9333, the genomic window CCATACCGCCAGCTAAAACAATCTCTGCCTCTCCAGCACGAATGGCAGTCGCGGCATTAATCACGCTCATCATGCCCGATGAACAAACCATATCAACGGCATACCCATCCACAGTTTCTGGAATCCCAGCCTTAAAAGCTGCTTGGCGAGGCAAAGACTGTCCGTGTCCCGCTCTTAGTACATTGCCGAGGATATATAAATCCAAAGCTTCCTTTGGCACACTTGCTCGCTCTAAGGCTGCTTGCATGGCGATCGCTCCTAAATCCACCGGAGAAAACCCTGCCAACCCTCCTCCAAACCGACCGAGGGGTGTACGCATGGCTGAAACAATATAGGCTTCTTGCATTTATTTTCACCCTACTGTTGAAGAATAAAAAAACTTTTAAAAAGACTAGGGATAACCATTGTGCAACTGGCGGATGAATTGCAGGGGTTTAAGACCCTCACCACTCGGCATTTAAGCGGTAAAATTTTAAATCGTTTTTCATAAAACTGTTTCTAATATTTTGTTAGTTAAGCAGTTTTCCCCACGCACTATTGTAAGGATGAACACATTGAGTAGATAGCCCATCCTTAAAAACAGGTCGCTGTTCATTTGCCCACTGGAAAATACCACCTTCTAGATTAAAGACATTAGGAAATCCAGCCTGCTGAAGCTGTTGGGCAGCCTTGGCGCTGCGGTAGCCAATGGAACAGTAGACAACAATCTTTGTTTCTGGGGCGATCGCGTTCGCGTAGCGTGCGCTTTGCGCGAAGCGACTTTGCAAAGGTATCGCATCAAAATTAATTGCTTTGATGTGTTTAGCTGCTTGCAAATGACTCACAGCATATTCAGCTTCGCTGCGTGCGTCTAGGATTAGTAAATCAGGCATTGCAGCATTTTCTAACCATTGAGCAAACTCGATTGTTGTAACAGACTGCACAGACGGAAATTTCAACCGAATCAATCTTTTGAGTAGATTAAATG contains:
- a CDS encoding rhodanese-like domain-containing protein; protein product: MIAFNLLKRLIRLKFPSVQSVTTIEFAQWLENAAMPDLLILDARSEAEYAVSHLQAAKHIKAINFDAIPLQSRFAQSARYANAIAPETKIVVYCSIGYRSAKAAQQLQQAGFPNVFNLEGGIFQWANEQRPVFKDGLSTQCVHPYNSAWGKLLN